The Tubulanus polymorphus chromosome 3, tnTubPoly1.2, whole genome shotgun sequence nucleotide sequence AAACCTTCCTACCATCTATGGGTACAACCTATTTATTGTACGAAAGAAATTGCTAAAACCCAAGGAAAGTAGACTCGAGACATAGATCtctaaaaaatgataattgttACGGAAAGTATGACACTGCTGTAATCTAGAAGTACTGGTATAGTGAACTGATAcctattttttcatttgtttcattcTTCTTTCTTCTGTCCATCAGATGGCCACTTAACGGAGcaaacagaatgccaaaaaacTGCATCGTCTGGAAAGCTGCCGTATAATGACTAACTGAAAGTACAATACATATTGTGTTCATTTTAGTTAGATGAAGAAACCTGTCTTGTCAGAGTTAGATTATTCCTTACCCACAGCGTCTTCGTTATTAGCCAAACCAGTAATCCAAACATTGAACAATCCCAAAAAGATCCAATTCCGACAACGTTGTAATGAAATCCAGATCAAATCGCTGATAAAAAGGGGAGACCTCAGTATGTCTTTGAAGGGTACGACCGGTGGTTTTTTACCACTTTTTACGACTTCGACTTCTTTCGCTTCGTGATGATCAGGTTCCTCTTCTTCGTGGGCTTCTTCTAGGGCCAGTAAATCTCTTTGCATTCGGTCAACTTCACCTTGATCGACAAAGTGGTACAATGACGATCGGCGACGTTGTAGACCTGGTTTACTTCCTCGCATTGACGTTTGGCTGCTGCCTTGTCGGGTAAGCGGTCTACTACCATGACGGTTCAAACTTCTTCTGCTACCATGTAAACTGCTAGCACTGGTCACTCGATTAGCGGGAATTACTTCACTTTTCACTCTCATCACTGGAGCATCTGGTAGGCTTTGGATACTTGTAGCTGCTGTAAGGTCTTGGTCACCGATATTGTGCAACTCAGGATTGCTTTTAACCCCAGGTTCCCTGTTACTGGCAACACTTTGCATACTTGCGTCCAGTCCATTTTCACGTCTATCAGTTGCAGGAACCGTTTTTTTCATCGCAATCTCCTCGTCACCATCGGCGAATACATCGTCATCCTCCTCTTCACCTGGCGGAATCTTGCCTCTTTCACCACATAGTCGAGACAATATACGCAACGTTCGTGTTCTATAGTGCAAAGGGGCGGGTGTTGGAATTTTGAACCTTGGCAGGAATAGAAACGTACTTGGTATAACCATCAGCGAGAACAATAGGGCCATGCAGACGTAGGCCGATTTGAGAGAAACCCCTGAATGATAGGCGACCTGAAATGTGGAAAATGGAACgttttattttccattttatccGCTTGTATTATCATGTAATGCCTTAAAAATTCTTTCATACcaaatatacctttaataaaACCAGTATACAAGCACTCGCATCAAAACATCCATGGTAGAAAGCTAATATGGTAGACGATACGTTCGGTAACAAGCCACCCAGACCGAGATTTGATAACATGACGAAAAATCCAGTCGCTTCCATGACTGTAATTGTGGGATACAAAATAACGGCGACATCTGcaaaatgtattgaaatatctCACCTTAGCAATAAAACACAAGTATCATACAATGAGATCTGACTCACGACAAAAATGCGTCTAAATTTTGGAGAATATTTGATCgattataaaatatgaatagtGCAAGTCTTTAAAAGGAAGTTGGTCCGGGAATTCAAAATGATCACTTGTTCTTTCTCTATATTTTGTGCCGTTAACGAAGCCCGCAACTAATTATATTATGACTGTATCACCCAGATGTATGTCACAGCAGTTGATTAGGTAAAGCGGAAGTAATTGGTAGTTGACGATGCGATGAAGCTTGTAATCGGAAATCGAAACATATGGATGTATCAGGGCGTACATAAGTAGTTCTTGAGatgaaaaattatgcatttgaaaattgattgcCAGTAAAATTCGTTTAAAAGTAACGAGACACCTGAACTTGAGCTAAACATTGTATTCAAACAATTCCAGACGCATATATAGGTGAACCCATTTGTATACAGATATTTGTTAAGCTGCTCACTACAGGTATTTTGTCATTGAACTCGTATTTTAGCTCGTAGAGGGCATTTTGTTATTCGTTATATCCTTCACAATATTCCACTAACGCAACTCGTTTTTCTCATGTCTATATCACGTAGCTGCATAGCTAGCGTGTAAGAAATATTGTCAGAATATCCAGTGAGTAAAATCGAATTTGAAAAACGCAACCTCatcatttgatatttgaaatgtttttcatttcattcaaggCATCGCGACCATACTAGAACTTACATTTTATTACTAGGGAGTTTCGAGCGCTTAAAGCCATATCACATCGACTTATTGGATATCAATACATATATTACacaaatgaaatgtatattttcaaagattttctaTCATTCAGCAGAGaatcaatcatattttttttcgtcAAATTAAAAATAGTAATTTCTAAAACTCATTGTAATTGTATGATTAATCGGTGTATGCGACAGCAACATTATGCAGCTTGGTATTCCATGCACTAGCGCAAATGAACCCATGTTGATTTATCTATCGAATGCTGCTGGTGAACAATACGAAATCCATTAATGTGAAGTACTGCGAATTGATTTTGTCAGTCGAAGAAAAAATTTTTGCTATAAGATTTCAGCATTGGCTGCCGTATTTACGACACTTTTAGTACAAATAATATATGCAACATCAATATGATTGTAATTTGAGAGTGTGAAATGCGAATAAATACAAAAATAAGCCACAGTAATTGCCTTTTCTTTTCAGCGCTGAGTAACAGCTTTTGCTATGAGTTATATAATTGTATGTACACATGTATGGGTAAATCGATTGTCGTCACACAATGTGAAAATCCTTCAACACGATTGACAAAACAAGTCTCGCAATGGCGAATGTTCTCCCGAGAAATTACTGATCAAGATGACTACATCTAAAGGCAAACGCAATGTTCATTTGATGAAGTTATATTACCCTTCAGCTGAATTATGCGGTTGAGATGTGTCGAGTACAACTGTTGTTTATGCAAGGGATGATATTTTAGACGGAATGAAATATCGATAAGACTTACTGACGGGATTGACGATAGCTTTTATAGTTGAGATAATTAGAAGATACAGACAATTTATGAATACATCGGTAGTTTGGACGGCTGTTTCCCGTTTGGTAAACATCTACTCAGATTAATAAGTTAGGTGTGGTAATCGTAGGTTCgattttattaatgaaaacgCGACCACATTATATCATACTCTCCATTATTGCAAGCAAGGTGTTTTTTCTCTAAACCGTTGTGAGTCTGACcataatgatttatatatttgtcaCATACATACCGGGGTGCGAGAAAGCTAGCATTAGATATGAGCCAATACAACCAACCCTGGAAAAACAAATCGAACAGGTTTGATACAGATTGAATTGGTCTGTCGTTGAAATAGGTTCAGAATGAGCTTTTACAAAGATCTATTATTCAAAACAAGTCAAGATCCTGGAATAAATCACAATGAACTACAGTACTGAAAAGTAAAGCAAAGAATTACATTTTGCAATGTCGCGAGAAAGATACTTACATACAGATCAACCGACATATCAGAGTGCCCGCTTTATCGAATAAGAttccatttaaaactaatgtaGCTCCAGTGAAGACTGTGGCAATGGTGAAAATCTGCTGGAACACAAAGTCCTGCTCtttacaattcattttcacagtcGTTCCGTTGATCACTTTAGACACGATTGCTGGACCACCACCTCCCCCGAGCCGTGCTGGAGGGAGTGGTGGTGGGGCCCCGGTCGGGGAACCTGGAGGTAATGTCGGAGCTACTGTCGAAGAGGTTTCGGTTGTGAAATCCGCGTATGAATGCGTGTCATTATTAACGATGACACATAAATCCTGATAATAACCCTCtgctttcaaaatatatactaATGATGGCCATCCGTACACCTGTCCACCAAAAAGAAAGATTTCCAATGCTGCCCAAGCTATGATGAAAACGTGTATAGGGTCTACCCTTCTTCCTTGATTTGCCGGCATGTTGatatgatgtattttttctaGTTATGTGAGAGATGTCTGAAACTAATAAAAATTCCATCGTTAAGAAATTGAAACTCTATAGGTAGAGTATATTTCTTAGGGATTATTAGATTGAATCACAATCAGTGACGGTTTTGGTATACATTTACTCGGAAAGCTATAGCTAACGTACTAAAGATACACGACTGGGGACtgagatgaattattcatcGTGCACACGAGAAATCTAGAAAGTGAGGTTTGCCATATCATTAGTGGACTATTCAATCACGAGTGACACCAAAGACGGTTCATTTCACTATTTTCCTAATATACAGAAATAGCAACACTAATAGTATCAATGTATACGGCTAATACTCTGAATGACAATTCAAAAAAAACTGTAGAATCTGCCGGAGTAGTTCATCACGTATTCGGAATCTCCATGGTGATATAACCAAAGATTTATGATTCTCCTCTCAGTGACACACTTTGCAGAGAAGTAAAAGACAATGGGAATCCCTATATAGCCTTTAGGAAATCATGGTAGATGTCTTATTAGGTTTGCTGAACCATGAACCACAAGAAAAGACTTATTTTTTGTCAACAACGCATTTAAACTGACACACGTGCTTGGTAAATTGATAAACTGGTCTACCTACTTATCACCAAGGagaatgtttgttttttgtgaCTCCGAGCAATGATAAACATTTATTGCTAACTGTGACAACCAATTAGTGCTAATCTCGTAGCATTATTTGATAGCTCTGGCCAGTCCAGAATCAGTAATGAAGTGACGATCAACGTGATTTACAAACCATAGACACAGAGCTATATACTTAAGTCATTCTTAACAGTTCGACGTTATTATCGTGGTTTGGAAGATATCATTATGCACTTGCACATGTAATGGCTTCCTAGTTCTAGcagtttcaacaaaaaaaaacccgaTGTCTTAATCAATGTCAATGGTCGTAGATTAGGGATGATTGCAATTTCTCcaaatgaaatatgatgataatgatatatctATTTATGAAGTATTTCCCAATAAAGGGTAGAGATAGGTAAACAATACTGTAAAATAAGGCAACGGGAACCGGGGGAGTCAAGCATAGGTCTCGCATTCCTGCAGCTATGGTGGCTGTTTCGTCGATAAGTTATCTGCAGCACACACTTTTTCAAGATGAGTAAACACGTTGAAAATCTGGTGAAATTCGTGTAAAGAAGAATCGCTCATCAATCAAACAATAGTCAACAGTAATTAAGAGATTGGTTATGCGTAGGTC carries:
- the LOC141901505 gene encoding equilibrative nucleobase transporter 1-like, which gives rise to MPANQGRRVDPIHVFIIAWAALEIFLFGGQVYGWPSLVYILKAEGYYQDLCVIVNNDTHSYADFTTETSSTVAPTLPPGSPTGAPPPLPPARLGGGGGPAIVSKVINGTTVKMNCKEQDFVFQQIFTIATVFTGATLVLNGILFDKAGTLICRLICMVGCIGSYLMLAFSHPDVAVILYPTITVMEATGFFVMLSNLGLGGLLPNVSSTILAFYHGCFDASACILVLLKVAYHSGVSLKSAYVCMALLFSLMVIPSTFLFLPRFKIPTPAPLHYRTRTLRILSRLCGERGKIPPGEEEDDDVFADGDEEIAMKKTVPATDRRENGLDASMQSVASNREPGVKSNPELHNIGDQDLTAATSIQSLPDAPVMRVKSEVIPANRVTSASSLHGSRRSLNRHGSRPLTRQGSSQTSMRGSKPGLQRRRSSLYHFVDQGEVDRMQRDLLALEEAHEEEEPDHHEAKEVEVVKSGKKPPVVPFKDILRSPLFISDLIWISLQRCRNWIFLGLFNVWITGLANNEDAVVSHYTAAFQTMQFFGILFAPLSGHLMDRRKKNETNEKIGKIEACFLSFLLDSIVGLLLSIGACIPVIEVQYVTCFLHVVHRAFLYGPNSAFMAKVFPLEHFGKLFGTYMTVSALFSLIQFPLFILVKGPLDNDPFYLNLVLIAVMVLAFGHPLYVFWYCKKLRREDQNKLDENGKLSPKKIVDKSSNATETKPLVAQNNVPKDESVNEEKSVNANKIKSEDGEC